A region from the uncultured Holophaga sp. genome encodes:
- a CDS encoding patatin-like phospholipase family protein: MLRVLACLLALGSVLGAGEVLRLQPSPPDHRLRFASDWMAPGQRRIALSLRGGSAKGLAHIGVLERFDEEGIPFHALTGTSAGALVASLSATGVPPEVMADIFRSFDMGTLLDDRRRNGGRTLAEDEADNQGMLRLGFSGGRVDTLWGQDRSLRIQAALTDIFAQASLVMDGNYDHLRVPLRIVATDLQTGEAHVFRSGSLPTAVQASMTIPGMLAPVEVHGHQLVDGGLVENLPVGISRTEFPDMLQVGVDIARSWEASRVTSLPQLLGRSLEASMHQNELRSRQEADLLISPAIDFSEDFDFHHQVTELVVSGREAFDRMLPALEDRIYGGEGLRVVATGLDSQGTPFPQEVAQLVRRSLPASGPLRAKDLYRLLRRIHRSLPVQEAWIELPEGGKGLARLHLRPAPLVRTVRWQLPTGLSAGNEAKLRQLFERPGLRTGDPFSERVLDAALTEGSLQSALPGMPLILLQDTHFEAQNGTLVIAGRALTLHRLRFEVPGLGDSVASRLKDLEGEPLAPGTLIERILAVKSQFDLGPITVQSSQGTQGLELCLASTRRESVALNLSPGYESDSGARIDARLKIRQPWGTPVVLGATGYASSLDRVATLGLDYRIPWRWNTGFSLEAGSSRRELARDPYAPGLGGAAPSQAILSEDWLRAELWQRIGYEARGKVSLGMDWRKGELQSGSLEVPEAHERVLRVAGEWDNFDFHTLPTQGALVRLRAGRSLQSSQEGPDYRFAYGRIRTLGRLGPLPASLDIDLESALGWNTPLSRRYLVGGSAFLMGSSPNSLLLSNLAVARIGLPFTRANLMGVGVQATPRFDFGRFADTPTTLRGGSTLQGTGLLLEFSLRGYRLQLSYGVARLRDGDGTHRDHNLTLQIGSHSIHFADLM, encoded by the coding sequence ATGCTCCGAGTCCTTGCCTGCCTCCTCGCCCTGGGATCGGTCCTGGGGGCCGGGGAGGTGCTCCGTCTGCAGCCGTCCCCTCCGGATCACCGGCTCCGCTTCGCCTCGGACTGGATGGCCCCCGGCCAGAGGAGGATCGCCCTCTCCCTGCGGGGGGGCTCGGCCAAGGGGCTGGCCCACATCGGGGTCCTGGAGCGCTTCGATGAGGAGGGGATCCCCTTCCACGCCCTCACGGGCACCAGCGCGGGGGCCCTGGTGGCCAGCCTCTCCGCCACGGGAGTCCCCCCGGAGGTGATGGCCGACATCTTCCGCAGCTTCGACATGGGCACTCTCCTGGATGACCGCCGCCGGAACGGGGGCCGGACCCTGGCGGAGGACGAGGCGGACAACCAGGGCATGCTGCGCCTGGGCTTCTCAGGAGGGCGGGTGGACACCCTCTGGGGTCAGGACCGCAGCCTCCGCATCCAGGCGGCCCTGACGGACATCTTCGCCCAGGCCTCCCTGGTGATGGACGGCAACTACGACCATCTCCGGGTCCCCCTGCGGATCGTGGCTACGGATCTCCAGACCGGCGAGGCCCATGTCTTCCGCTCGGGTTCCCTGCCGACGGCGGTCCAGGCCTCCATGACCATCCCCGGGATGCTCGCCCCGGTGGAGGTCCATGGCCACCAGCTGGTGGACGGCGGGTTGGTGGAGAACCTCCCGGTGGGCATCAGCCGGACGGAGTTCCCGGACATGCTCCAGGTGGGGGTGGACATCGCCCGCAGCTGGGAGGCTTCGCGGGTCACCAGCCTGCCCCAGCTCCTGGGGAGGTCCCTGGAGGCCTCCATGCACCAGAACGAGCTCCGCAGCCGTCAGGAGGCCGACCTCCTGATCTCCCCCGCCATCGACTTCTCGGAGGACTTCGACTTCCACCACCAGGTGACCGAGCTGGTGGTGTCTGGACGGGAGGCCTTCGACCGGATGCTTCCCGCCCTGGAGGACCGGATTTACGGCGGGGAGGGCCTGCGGGTGGTGGCCACGGGGCTGGACAGCCAGGGCACGCCCTTCCCCCAGGAGGTGGCCCAGCTGGTCCGCCGCTCCCTCCCCGCCAGCGGCCCCCTGCGGGCCAAGGATCTCTACCGTCTGCTGCGGCGCATCCACCGCAGCCTTCCGGTGCAGGAGGCCTGGATCGAGCTGCCGGAGGGCGGCAAGGGACTGGCACGCCTGCACCTCCGTCCAGCCCCGCTGGTGCGCACCGTGCGCTGGCAGCTCCCCACCGGGCTCTCGGCAGGAAACGAGGCCAAGCTCAGGCAGCTCTTTGAGCGTCCGGGTCTGCGGACCGGTGATCCCTTCTCCGAGCGGGTCCTGGATGCCGCCCTCACCGAGGGTAGCCTGCAGAGCGCCCTCCCGGGCATGCCCCTCATCCTGCTCCAGGACACCCACTTCGAAGCCCAGAACGGCACCCTGGTGATCGCTGGCCGGGCCCTGACCCTGCACCGGCTCCGCTTCGAGGTCCCGGGCCTGGGGGATTCTGTCGCCTCCCGGCTGAAGGATCTGGAAGGAGAACCCCTCGCTCCCGGCACGCTGATCGAGAGGATCCTGGCGGTGAAGAGCCAATTCGACCTGGGCCCCATCACAGTGCAGAGCAGCCAGGGGACCCAAGGCCTGGAGCTCTGCCTGGCCTCCACCCGGCGTGAATCAGTGGCCCTGAATCTTTCGCCAGGCTACGAGAGCGACTCCGGAGCCCGGATCGATGCCCGCCTGAAGATCCGTCAACCCTGGGGCACCCCGGTGGTCCTCGGGGCCACAGGCTACGCCAGCAGCCTGGATCGGGTCGCCACCCTCGGCCTGGACTACCGCATCCCCTGGCGCTGGAACACCGGCTTCTCCCTGGAGGCGGGTTCGAGTCGCCGGGAACTGGCCCGCGATCCCTATGCCCCGGGTCTGGGTGGCGCCGCCCCCTCCCAGGCCATCCTCTCCGAGGACTGGCTGCGGGCCGAGCTCTGGCAGCGCATCGGCTATGAGGCCAGGGGGAAAGTCAGCCTGGGTATGGACTGGCGGAAGGGTGAGCTCCAGAGCGGGAGCCTTGAGGTTCCCGAGGCCCACGAACGGGTGCTCCGGGTCGCCGGGGAGTGGGACAACTTCGACTTCCACACCCTGCCGACCCAGGGCGCCCTGGTACGCCTCCGGGCAGGGCGGAGCCTGCAGAGCAGCCAGGAGGGTCCGGACTACCGTTTCGCCTACGGCCGGATACGCACCCTGGGTCGCCTGGGTCCCTTGCCCGCCTCCCTGGATATCGACTTGGAGAGCGCCCTGGGCTGGAACACGCCGCTCAGCCGCCGCTACCTGGTGGGCGGCAGCGCCTTCCTCATGGGCTCCAGCCCCAACAGCCTGCTCCTCTCCAACCTGGCCGTGGCCCGCATCGGCCTCCCCTTCACCCGGGCCAACCTCATGGGTGTGGGCGTGCAGGCCACTCCGCGCTTCGACTTCGGACGCTTCGCCGACACCCCCACCACCCTGAGGGGCGGCAGCACGCTGCAGGGTACCGGCCTCCTGCTGGAGTTCTCCCTGCGGGGCTACCGCCTCCAGCTCTCCTACGGCGTGGCCCGCCTCCGGGACGGCGACGGCACTCACCGGGACCACAACCTCACCCTCCAGATCGGCAGCCACAGCATCCACTTCGCAGACCTCATGTAA
- a CDS encoding MipA/OmpV family protein: MKRTLIPVLLGLTLTAGEPPRDRWSVDLGLMALAGPDSPGSDGYQLRALPLLQARRDIFSLGAIEGTGGVGLGVRVLRRGPFSFDLALSVSPGRKAHRSEVLAGMGDQPWMPWAVATGSWRRGSLKASLTLLHALPREGGQRAQLSVEKLLMASPHWVITARGSLVLADATALEREFGVDAGQALRRSALTQGPDAPLRPGEDRTFSPGSGLRDIQVGLGLIHRQTRTLSLMGGLSATRFSSRVSESPLVRRNTDFAFTTGLLWHLP; encoded by the coding sequence ATGAAGCGCACTCTGATTCCTGTTCTGCTGGGCCTGACCCTCACCGCCGGGGAGCCGCCCCGGGACCGCTGGAGCGTCGACCTTGGCCTCATGGCCCTGGCAGGCCCCGACAGCCCCGGTTCCGATGGGTACCAGCTCCGAGCCCTGCCCCTGCTCCAGGCCCGCCGGGACATCTTCAGCCTGGGCGCCATCGAGGGCACAGGCGGCGTGGGACTGGGAGTCCGGGTACTCCGACGCGGCCCTTTCAGCTTCGACCTGGCACTGTCCGTGAGCCCCGGACGCAAGGCCCACCGATCCGAGGTGCTGGCAGGCATGGGCGACCAGCCCTGGATGCCCTGGGCCGTGGCCACGGGCTCCTGGCGCAGGGGCTCCCTGAAGGCCTCCCTGACCCTGCTCCATGCCCTTCCCCGGGAGGGTGGCCAGCGTGCCCAGCTCTCGGTGGAGAAGCTGCTCATGGCCAGCCCCCATTGGGTGATCACCGCCCGGGGCTCCCTGGTCCTGGCCGATGCGACCGCCCTGGAGAGGGAATTCGGGGTGGATGCGGGCCAGGCCCTGCGTCGCAGCGCACTGACTCAGGGGCCTGACGCCCCCCTGCGCCCGGGTGAGGACCGGACCTTCAGCCCCGGGAGCGGGCTCCGGGACATCCAAGTGGGATTGGGGCTCATCCACCGCCAGACCCGGACGCTGAGCCTCATGGGGGGACTCTCCGCCACCCGCTTCTCATCCCGAGTCTCGGAGAGCCCTCTGGTTCGCCGCAACACCGACTTCGCCTTCACGACCGGGCTCCTCTGGCACCTCCCCTGA
- a CDS encoding DEAD/DEAH box helicase — MSFDTLGLLPELLRAVREQGYETPTPIQSQAIPVVLSGRDLMAGAQTGTGKTAAFTLPVLQRLAPKVNASTSPAKHPVRVLVLTPTRELAMQVEESIRTYGKYLPLRSTTIFGGVNINPQIAALRKGVDILVATPGRLLDHHQQGTLRLDQLEVLVLDEADRMLDMGFIRDIRKILALLPTNRQNLLFSATFSGEIRELATSLLKDPASVDVAPRNSTAERISQTVHPVDRERKRALLSHLIHTQGMEQVLVFTRTKHGANRLAEQLEKDGITAMAIHGNKSQPQRIKALSEFKGGGIRVLVATDIAARGLDIDQLPHVVNFELPHVPEDYVHRIGRTARAGSDGEALSLVCVDEHKLLKGIERLIKKPIPSVVIPGFAPDPSIKAEPIENGRSSGPRQGGGSRRPTMGGRPSQPRSGEASGTRTSSAPRRGSAPVKRGA; from the coding sequence ATGTCCTTCGATACCCTCGGCCTTCTGCCCGAGCTGCTGCGCGCTGTGCGCGAGCAGGGTTACGAAACCCCCACCCCCATCCAGTCCCAGGCCATCCCTGTGGTCCTCTCTGGCCGCGACCTCATGGCAGGTGCCCAGACGGGCACCGGCAAGACCGCTGCCTTCACCCTGCCCGTGCTCCAGCGTCTGGCCCCCAAGGTCAACGCCTCGACCTCCCCCGCCAAGCACCCGGTCCGGGTCTTGGTCCTCACCCCTACCCGGGAGCTGGCCATGCAGGTGGAGGAGAGCATCCGCACTTACGGCAAGTATCTGCCCCTGCGCTCCACCACCATCTTCGGCGGGGTGAACATCAACCCCCAGATCGCGGCCCTGCGCAAGGGCGTGGACATCCTGGTGGCCACCCCCGGCCGACTGCTGGACCACCACCAGCAGGGCACCCTTCGCCTGGACCAGCTGGAGGTCCTCGTGCTGGATGAGGCCGACCGCATGCTGGACATGGGCTTCATCCGCGACATCCGGAAGATCCTGGCCCTGCTCCCCACCAACCGCCAGAACCTGCTCTTCTCCGCCACCTTCTCCGGCGAGATCCGGGAGCTGGCCACCAGCCTCCTGAAGGACCCGGCTTCCGTGGATGTAGCCCCCCGCAACTCCACCGCCGAGCGCATCAGTCAGACCGTCCATCCCGTGGACCGGGAGCGCAAGCGGGCGCTGCTGAGCCACCTCATCCACACCCAGGGCATGGAGCAGGTGCTGGTCTTCACCCGCACCAAGCATGGTGCCAACCGCCTGGCCGAGCAGCTGGAGAAGGACGGCATCACCGCCATGGCCATCCACGGGAACAAGAGCCAGCCCCAGCGCATCAAAGCCCTCTCCGAGTTCAAAGGGGGGGGGATCCGAGTCCTGGTGGCCACGGATATCGCCGCCCGGGGTCTGGACATCGACCAGCTCCCCCATGTGGTCAACTTCGAGTTGCCCCATGTGCCAGAGGATTACGTCCACCGCATCGGCCGCACAGCCCGGGCCGGGTCTGACGGCGAGGCACTCAGCCTGGTCTGCGTGGATGAGCACAAGCTCCTCAAGGGCATCGAGCGTCTCATCAAGAAGCCCATCCCCAGTGTGGTCATTCCCGGTTTCGCCCCTGACCCCAGCATCAAGGCCGAGCCCATCGAAAACGGCCGAAGCAGCGGCCCCCGCCAGGGCGGAGGCAGCCGCCGACCCACCATGGGCGGCCGCCCCTCCCAGCCCCGCTCTGGCGAGGCCTCCGGCACCCGTACCAGCTCCGCCCCCAGGCGAGGCTCCGCCCCGGTGAAGCGCGGCGCCTGA
- a CDS encoding carboxypeptidase regulatory-like domain-containing protein → MRSVPCRLALGSAALPLLILVGCGGGGAGSSSSTSQTSTGGSTTYTISGTVSGDVASGVTLSLSGADSASTTTGSTGTYTFSGLASGSYTLTPSLSGYTFSPSSTPVTLSTDTSGIDFTSTTTSSSSLGDRTDYDSVTLSSQGTYSSSSSGVTGTDYSYTCSTADTPAVKVAPGGSLSLTHCKITKTGSTSATENSGFYGFNAGVLTSSSSSTSAYTSSSAASLSMSDCTITTAATGANGAFAFGQNATVTLDHVTIKTTGDSNSRGVDATYGGTLTISNSTISTTGGSCAALASDRYTGTSAPSVTATNCTGTTAGTGSPCIYCTGTFVVTDCTLAATGSEAACIEGLNSITLDNSSISGTQKWGVIIYQSTSGDSSEGTGTFSMTDGTLTNSSSGPAFFVCNTDAVINLSGATLSNSSDMLLVAGTASAAQTLLGSNVNSSWGSSGGTVTLTATGQALSGSIILCESSSSLALTLNASTLTGAIDTNDIGGTRTVTLDDSSLWTADADSHVTTLKGIQVGSSGVPTNVDAASGCTITCDSLQDASGAALSGSSYTLSSGGTLVKSGS, encoded by the coding sequence ATGAGGTCTGTCCCCTGCCGTCTAGCTCTCGGCTCTGCCGCCCTCCCCCTCCTCATCCTGGTGGGATGCGGAGGAGGGGGCGCGGGAAGCAGCAGCAGCACATCCCAGACCAGCACGGGCGGCAGCACCACCTACACGATCTCCGGAACAGTGAGCGGGGACGTCGCCTCAGGTGTGACCCTCTCCCTTTCGGGTGCCGACAGCGCCTCCACCACCACCGGAAGCACCGGCACCTATACCTTCTCGGGACTGGCATCCGGCTCGTACACTCTGACCCCGTCCCTGAGCGGCTACACCTTCAGCCCCTCCAGCACTCCGGTCACCCTGAGTACAGACACGAGCGGGATCGACTTCACCAGCACCACCACTTCCAGCAGCAGCCTGGGGGACCGCACCGACTACGACTCGGTCACCCTGAGCTCCCAGGGCACCTACAGTTCCAGCAGCTCCGGAGTGACGGGGACCGACTACAGCTACACCTGCAGCACGGCGGACACTCCGGCGGTCAAGGTCGCCCCCGGCGGCAGCCTCAGCCTGACCCATTGCAAAATCACCAAGACCGGAAGCACCAGCGCCACGGAAAACAGTGGTTTCTACGGTTTCAATGCCGGGGTGCTCACCTCCTCCTCCAGCTCGACCAGCGCCTACACCTCCAGCTCGGCGGCATCGCTGTCCATGAGTGACTGCACCATCACCACCGCCGCCACCGGAGCCAACGGGGCCTTCGCCTTCGGCCAGAACGCCACGGTCACCCTCGATCATGTGACCATCAAGACCACCGGGGACAGCAACTCCCGCGGGGTGGACGCAACCTACGGCGGCACCCTGACCATCAGCAATTCCACCATCTCGACCACTGGCGGCTCCTGCGCCGCCCTCGCCTCGGACCGCTACACTGGTACCTCTGCCCCCAGTGTCACCGCCACCAACTGCACCGGAACCACGGCAGGAACCGGCTCTCCCTGCATCTACTGCACCGGCACCTTCGTGGTCACCGACTGCACCCTCGCAGCCACCGGGTCCGAGGCCGCCTGCATCGAGGGCCTGAACTCCATCACACTGGACAACAGCAGCATCTCGGGCACCCAGAAGTGGGGCGTGATCATCTACCAGAGCACCTCGGGGGACTCCTCCGAAGGCACGGGAACCTTCTCCATGACCGATGGGACCCTCACCAACAGCTCCAGCGGCCCAGCCTTCTTCGTCTGCAACACCGATGCGGTCATCAACCTGAGTGGCGCCACCCTCAGCAACAGCTCGGACATGCTGCTCGTTGCCGGCACCGCCTCTGCGGCCCAGACGCTCCTGGGCAGCAATGTCAACAGCAGCTGGGGCAGCAGTGGGGGTACCGTCACCCTGACGGCCACCGGACAGGCCCTCTCGGGGAGCATCATCCTCTGCGAGAGCAGCAGCAGCCTGGCCCTCACCTTGAATGCCTCCACTCTCACAGGCGCCATCGATACCAATGACATCGGGGGGACCAGGACCGTCACCTTGGACGACTCCAGCCTGTGGACCGCCGATGCCGATTCCCATGTCACCACCCTGAAGGGGATCCAGGTGGGAAGCTCCGGTGTCCCGACGAACGTCGATGCCGCATCCGGATGCACCATCACCTGCGACAGCCTCCAGGACGCCAGCGGCGCAGCCCTCAGCGGCAGTTCCTACACCCTCAGCAGCGGGGGCACCCTGGTGAAGAGCGGCTCCTGA
- a CDS encoding cold-shock protein codes for MAQGTVKWFNAEKGFGFITPDEGGPDLFVHHSAIQSRGFRTLDENQRVSFDVAQGQKGPQATNVQKI; via the coding sequence ATGGCCCAGGGCACCGTCAAGTGGTTCAACGCCGAAAAGGGTTTCGGATTCATCACCCCCGATGAGGGTGGTCCCGATCTGTTTGTCCATCACTCCGCCATCCAGTCCCGCGGCTTCCGCACCCTGGATGAGAATCAGCGCGTCAGCTTCGACGTCGCCCAGGGCCAGAAGGGACCCCAGGCCACCAACGTCCAGAAGATCTGA
- a CDS encoding TOBE domain-containing protein → MKISARNILVGEVCQVTPGEVNTLVEVALPGGGRVHATVTLLSAERMGLKPGRPVKAIVKSSAIIVGKDLHRARLSARNILCGEVCKLVDGPVSAEVDIVVAPGQVISSIITHESLRSLDLKVGEHACGIFKASSVILALD, encoded by the coding sequence ATGAAGATCAGTGCGCGAAACATCCTCGTGGGGGAGGTCTGCCAAGTGACTCCAGGAGAGGTGAACACACTGGTGGAAGTGGCCCTGCCCGGTGGGGGCCGTGTCCATGCGACGGTGACCCTCCTCAGCGCCGAGAGGATGGGGCTGAAGCCAGGCAGGCCAGTCAAGGCCATCGTCAAGTCCAGTGCCATCATCGTGGGCAAGGACCTTCACCGGGCCCGGCTCAGCGCCCGGAACATCCTCTGTGGCGAGGTCTGCAAGCTGGTGGATGGTCCCGTCAGCGCCGAGGTGGACATCGTCGTTGCGCCCGGGCAGGTCATCAGTTCCATCATCACCCACGAGAGCCTCCGGAGCCTGGATCTCAAAGTGGGGGAACATGCCTGCGGCATCTTCAAGGCCTCCAGCGTCATCCTCGCTCTGGATTGA
- a CDS encoding TOBE domain-containing protein, producing the protein MSPKSQSNMELSGSVWVQKAGQKVFAEERIALLEKIHELGSITHAAKAVGISYKTAWDTVNLMNNLADKPLVDRNTGGRGGGGTALTEAGLEVIRNFRIFSEEHRRFLENLGHRMEGGDNLYTFLRRLSMKVSARNTFAGTVSEITRGGVNAMVVLALKGGTSICATVTNASIDGLELSLGKQAYAIVKASAVVLGTDLDPSMVSARNILRGKVCKIIDGQVNTEVDLDLGEGNTISAVVTHESFIKMDLEVGSMACAIFKASSVIIGV; encoded by the coding sequence ATGTCGCCCAAATCCCAATCCAACATGGAACTGTCCGGTTCCGTCTGGGTCCAGAAGGCCGGCCAGAAGGTGTTCGCCGAGGAGCGCATCGCCCTCCTGGAGAAGATCCATGAGCTGGGCAGCATCACCCACGCCGCCAAGGCCGTGGGCATCAGCTACAAGACCGCCTGGGACACCGTGAACCTCATGAACAACCTGGCCGACAAGCCCCTTGTGGACCGGAACACCGGTGGCCGTGGTGGCGGTGGGACGGCGCTCACAGAGGCGGGGCTGGAGGTGATCCGGAACTTCCGGATCTTCTCCGAGGAGCATCGGCGTTTCCTGGAGAACCTCGGCCACCGGATGGAGGGGGGGGATAACCTCTACACCTTCCTTCGGCGCCTCTCCATGAAGGTCAGCGCCCGCAACACCTTTGCCGGTACCGTCTCGGAGATCACAAGGGGCGGGGTCAACGCCATGGTGGTCCTGGCCCTGAAAGGCGGCACTTCCATCTGTGCCACCGTCACCAATGCCAGCATCGACGGGCTTGAGCTCTCCCTTGGGAAGCAGGCCTACGCCATCGTCAAGGCCAGTGCGGTGGTCCTGGGGACGGACCTGGATCCCTCCATGGTCAGCGCCCGGAACATCCTGCGCGGCAAGGTCTGCAAGATTATCGATGGCCAGGTCAACACCGAGGTGGATCTCGACCTGGGTGAGGGCAACACCATCAGCGCCGTCGTAACGCATGAGAGTTTCATTAAAATGGACCTGGAAGTGGGCTCCATGGCCTGTGCCATTTTCAAGGCTTCCAGCGTCATCATCGGGGTGTAG
- a CDS encoding DUF364 domain-containing protein — MQNTTAHLSKPPLPSSPEEVPATALLTRALGALKQLDRRVMDGVRIERLVVGLHYVGVKLSTGRGGVAFLPPDMVVQGTCRQLKESPVQLKGLPVHCLAEPGLDHSLAHVLRLACLNALSAPFLEDSHWLLEPVQEEQVLNRIFRRKRVCMIGAMTPLIQRIHTSVEELLVIDRKEDTPLELPEIRLVSPGLSDWALNRCQTAILTGATLSAGSLEEYLGLVPEGRTLTLMGPSAGLVPQPFFERGVALVGTGIITDPDHALDILAEGGGSVALSRSCTRWVHLFNPRFLEQLPKSSAPAKGNRHAS, encoded by the coding sequence ATGCAAAACACAACGGCCCACCTCTCCAAGCCTCCTCTGCCCTCCTCTCCCGAAGAGGTCCCGGCCACCGCCCTGCTCACCCGGGCCCTGGGTGCACTGAAACAGCTGGATCGGAGGGTCATGGACGGGGTCCGGATCGAACGGCTGGTGGTGGGGCTTCACTACGTCGGCGTCAAGCTCTCCACCGGCCGCGGAGGCGTGGCCTTCCTCCCCCCGGATATGGTGGTCCAGGGCACTTGCCGACAACTGAAGGAGAGCCCAGTCCAACTCAAGGGCCTGCCGGTGCACTGCCTCGCCGAACCGGGACTTGACCATTCTCTTGCCCATGTGCTGCGCCTGGCCTGCCTCAATGCCCTCTCTGCCCCTTTCCTGGAAGACAGCCACTGGCTCCTGGAGCCGGTCCAGGAGGAACAGGTCCTGAACCGGATCTTCCGCAGGAAGAGGGTCTGCATGATCGGCGCCATGACCCCCCTGATCCAGCGGATCCACACCTCCGTGGAAGAGCTGCTGGTCATCGACCGGAAGGAGGACACGCCCCTGGAACTCCCGGAGATCCGACTGGTAAGCCCCGGTCTCAGTGACTGGGCCCTGAACCGCTGCCAGACCGCCATCCTCACCGGTGCCACCCTGTCAGCCGGTTCCCTGGAGGAGTATCTGGGCCTCGTCCCCGAGGGTCGGACCCTCACCCTCATGGGGCCATCCGCCGGACTCGTCCCCCAGCCCTTCTTCGAGCGGGGCGTCGCCCTGGTGGGTACCGGGATCATCACCGATCCGGACCACGCCCTCGATATCCTGGCCGAGGGCGGGGGCAGCGTCGCTCTCTCCAGGAGCTGCACCCGCTGGGTCCATCTCTTCAATCCCCGATTCCTGGAGCAGCTGCCGAAGAGCTCGGCACCGGCAAAGGGGAACCGCCATGCCTCATGA
- a CDS encoding formylmethanofuran dehydrogenase subunit E family protein, translated as MPHEPRASFLAAVPALAETCTGPWLSIRMALLGLRWLGRDPFPTAPRWDLLLVVESDRCASDALMALTGCRPGRRTMKVLDFGKLAVTFIDLETRKACRVSVRPQALEGPGDPERLGDEELFRLAEVEVALAPQDLPGPPLLSCPCAQCGEEVLDGRQAPMGDLLLCQACAEEEPYFTPLPAHRQHAAGFP; from the coding sequence ATGCCTCATGAACCGCGTGCATCCTTCCTCGCTGCTGTCCCCGCCCTCGCAGAAACCTGCACGGGGCCATGGCTCAGCATCCGGATGGCCCTGCTCGGCCTCCGCTGGCTCGGCAGGGATCCCTTTCCCACCGCCCCCCGCTGGGATCTGCTCCTGGTGGTGGAGAGTGACCGCTGCGCCAGTGATGCCCTCATGGCCCTCACAGGCTGCCGTCCCGGTCGGAGAACCATGAAAGTGCTGGACTTCGGGAAGCTGGCCGTCACCTTCATCGACCTGGAGACCCGGAAGGCCTGCCGGGTCAGTGTGCGCCCCCAGGCCCTGGAGGGCCCCGGGGATCCCGAGCGTCTGGGGGACGAGGAGCTTTTCCGCCTCGCCGAGGTGGAGGTGGCCCTGGCTCCTCAGGATCTGCCCGGCCCGCCCCTGCTGTCCTGCCCCTGCGCCCAGTGCGGAGAAGAGGTCCTGGACGGCCGACAGGCCCCCATGGGGGATCTCCTCCTCTGCCAAGCCTGTGCAGAGGAGGAGCCCTACTTCACGCCCCTCCCGGCCCATCGGCAGCATGCTGCGGGCTTTCCTTGA
- a CDS encoding DUF364 domain-containing protein, producing the protein MSFEMQQRLVELLLTSAVGETVADVRIGLGYTAVRLASGQAGLAWTPPSGAACCTHLPSAGSLAGQPAEGLLRLLTDERSGLARAVGLATANALLAKSPRPVPLEEEVITSMAIGPGDHVAMVGHFGPVIADLKKIGCRLEIVELRSGIAGTLDPEQGKRALAECTVAILTATSLVNGTFDEVMASLGRPRQAVLLGPSTPLCPQAFAGTALTRLGGARVLDPEGVLRVVSEGGGTQIMKKHLGFEGLKV; encoded by the coding sequence ATGAGCTTCGAGATGCAACAACGGCTGGTGGAACTGCTGCTGACGAGTGCCGTCGGAGAGACGGTGGCGGATGTGCGGATCGGTCTGGGCTATACCGCCGTCCGCCTGGCCAGTGGGCAGGCCGGGCTGGCCTGGACCCCGCCTTCGGGCGCTGCCTGCTGCACCCACCTGCCCTCGGCGGGCAGCTTGGCGGGGCAGCCCGCCGAGGGGCTGCTCCGGCTCTTGACGGATGAGCGCTCCGGGCTGGCCCGGGCCGTAGGGCTGGCCACGGCCAATGCCCTTCTCGCCAAGTCCCCCCGGCCTGTCCCCCTGGAGGAGGAGGTCATCACCTCCATGGCCATCGGCCCGGGGGATCATGTGGCCATGGTGGGACACTTCGGTCCGGTGATCGCCGACCTGAAGAAGATAGGCTGCCGCCTGGAGATCGTGGAACTCCGCTCCGGTATCGCCGGGACCCTGGACCCCGAGCAGGGGAAGCGTGCCCTGGCGGAGTGCACCGTAGCCATCCTCACGGCCACCTCCCTGGTGAACGGCACCTTCGATGAGGTTATGGCCAGCCTCGGCAGACCGCGTCAGGCCGTCCTGCTTGGGCCCTCCACGCCCCTCTGTCCCCAGGCCTTTGCCGGTACTGCCCTGACCCGCCTTGGCGGGGCCAGAGTGCTGGATCCGGAGGGTGTGCTCAGGGTCGTCTCCGAAGGGGGGGGCACCCAGATCATGAAGAAGCACCTGGGCTTCGAGGGGCTGAAGGTCTGA